The Solea senegalensis isolate Sse05_10M linkage group LG14, IFAPA_SoseM_1, whole genome shotgun sequence genomic sequence AATTAACAGATGATCGGGAACTGTAGGGTCATGCCAGAGGCACACAGGTTATTGTAAAAACTTAGCGTAATGTTGGTAACATTTTCTGTGATTCTCATGTCTATGATGTATTATGAACATACTTATAATGCGGTACGATGCGGCTAATCAGTCATGAGCATTTATACtgctttataataataatttactgtGCTGGCCATGTCATTATgaacatatttatacatatatacaactGTATTCTGTTACTCACAATAATATATTTCATAATGACTATAGGGTCAGCTGTCAACAACACATGCAGTGTCAGCATCAGCCAGTTATTActtaattatataaatgtacatatttctCTTGtaagaaacttgataaatgctgccTTGTcactgaaaccttttttttgacaaagtAAAATCTTTTGATTActgaactaatttgacaatggttCCAATGTggcatatatttatttaaaagttgcgTACTACAGGTTTAAATTAAGTTGTTTGGTATGTATAATTTGTTGATTTTGATCATGTTGTGGGGAAGAAATCAAACTTTTGACATCATATGATTTCTACAATTTACCAAAGAAAACCCATATCAGTCAACCTTTAAATAACAAACTGGCTATAAGTCCAGTGCTAACATTAACCACTCATTGAGTGCTTAAAGCTATGCTTATACGCCACTATAGATGCATTATAAGCTTATTCATGAAGTGTTCCATGCATGATAGACATGGGTTTCATAGAAAGTGTCACATCATTGTCTACTGTGGTCAAACACTGGTAGATGGACATGGCATCGCCCACATAACTTGGCAAACAACCTCCTTCAGTCATTGATCCACAATGAGGCTCCTTCAGTGGACATGACTTCACATTTGAGCTACGCTACAAAAGGAGAGTGTTTCACCAGGCGTACAGCAGCTGTGCCCGAGCAATTAAAGCTGTCAACCCGCActgaagacagagacaagacGTAGACCTCCCAGTCCCAAGACTCACCAGCTGTCCTCGTCTTCGTTTAGACAATCCATTTCCTCCAGATCTAAGATTTCCACTTCATCTAGGATTGACGTCTCCCCTTCATCCCTAAAACTGTCGTCCGAAACATCCGAATAGAGTGAGTTCATGCTCGTGGCAGCAGCCGATGCCCCCTCACATCCATAAGATCTCCTAAAACTGATGCCGTCGTAAGACCGTCTGGGACTCGAACAGCGGTTGTTCTCCAGCAGACCACCGTAGCCTCCCGTTCCGACGAACCCCACCCCAGGGAAGCCGGCCAGACCGGCTGCAATCCCCGCTGACAGCGACGACGAGTCGTAGCCGGCGCTGAGCGGTCTGTGGTTCGCAGACATCGATCCGGACGAGGCGGACAACATCGTTGGTCGACTCCGAAGCTGTTCGTTCTGCTGCTCGAGCTTTTTCACCAAGTCCTGGAGCTTCCGCACCTCCAGGTCTGCGTTGATATTCGAGTTGATATCCTCCATAGTAGCTCCTCACTCAGCCCCACGAAAATATGCAGTAGTCGGTTGTATTTTTAGACGGTTCTCCGCTGACACCCTCTGTTTCTGTTCTCTTCGCTGTTACCTACGTATTTAAAGAAGTCACTTCGGTGTTCCGCCGACTTATGAACCtcaacaccgtcatcttctcCGGTTGTTCGTACTCACGGGTACAGTCGAAGCCATTTTCATAATACTCGTCACCAACCGTGAAAGACCAACAGGCGGCGGTGAGCGTACACGTTCATGTGTTTAATCGCGGGAGCGAGCACGTAACCAACACCTAAATTTTACGCGTGCACAGCGTAAAGAAGCAGATCCAGTCACTTCAATAAGAAACTTTCTCACCATAGACTCCTCTTAAAACAATGGCCTACTCTGTCGAAATAAATTCTTTCCAACAGAATACAACTTCAAAATGACTATCTCTAAAGACACCATCTCAAAATGGTGACTTGGCAAACTTTAAAATGACTAAACCAGAATGAGTTGCTTGTGCAAAATAATGAtgaatctcaaaataatgatttgCCATTTTAAAAGACTAAAAAAGACTAAGTAAAATAATCACTTGAAAAATAGtcaatatttaaacaaattaaaaattgaaatataaatgtttaagaAACAAAGCTGAATTTAAACaatccaaacaaaaataaacacacacctgtttatttacatattaaaacatttattcagaatgaaaaaaatgtaaacgaTGGAGTTCTCAGTTATGTTGCTTCTTTCTGTGTCTCAGTCTTAAGTCAGTTCTAGAGCTTCTTCAGACTCCAGACACTCTTCAGTCTTTTGAAACCCAGCTCCATTCCCTGCTGGATCTCCTCCAGTCTCAACATTCTCCTCTCCCTGCCCTTCACTGGTCATGGTAGTATCCCCCCCATCCTGGTCAGCAGTGGTGTTCTGTGAGTCAGccacctcctcatcctcatcttccACATCCATTTCAAAAACACGTATGTGCCTCAGATTGGCACTTAGCtgccaagaaagaaaaagaaaatgtttatagCATAGTTTCACCCACTAGTGTACCTCCACTGGCAGGGTAGATTGACAGTCATACAGATCATCTGACTTCACCTCTCGGTTATACTAATTGCACTACAGTTCAATCATGTATAATTATGCACAAAAATCAACATGCACAATTATCTGGAAGGTACTAGACATGATTTGACCTACCACGCAGGCTACTTTGCGGATTCCATTGACGGCAACAAACTGAGCCTTCATGCCTTCCAGTTCCCGCCACTGATTCCCCAGCACCATGCCTTGGCATGGGATGGCACTGCCCTGCTGGTCCAACCTGACAATTTAGGTAACATGGACAGTATTGTTGAATTAGGCCTCATCTCTGCAGTTTAGCTTCTAGATTATGTGCACAGTATATGAGGGACATGGGTGTCATTTACACACGCAGCTATCCCTTTAAGGATCTGCAATGACTTTTACAACTTGTTAATGCATAACcttaagattcaagattcaagatttctttattgtcattccaacacacattaagacatgagGAAATTAGGTACTGCCTCATTTGGACAGGGCTTTTGACCCATTGAGGACTACTAGTGGAGAAAAAGTCAGTATTTcaaccagaaaaggtcctaaaaggGCAACAGaaatgagcacaaacacatacaaacctTAGGTTTGGCTCCCAGTTGAACTCAGTCTCACAGCTCAGGGTGGAAGCAAGAGGGAGTTGAGCCAGGACAGATCGACTGCTGTTTTCTTCTACTCCTTCCAAGACCACAGTTAGCATTTCGTCATCATAGAAACGAGCATCAAGGCAGCTGTAAGCATAATGAGACCtgcaaaaggaaaaataaagtaCACTGTAATTTAGGAACACCGTTACCAGCCAAGGAATTTGTTTGCAAAAATGTCAGTGGCATGTCATCACAGAAACTCACTGGGCTGCGGCGTTACCATCATCATCTGCACTGTCAAGATGGTGACTGAGGTCAACTGACATGACACTGTTGGGAATATGTCTGcacaagcaaaacaaatgtgagaaaatacacacatacaatgtACATATCCATATAACATCACTGAAATCTACCTGGTAGGGTCTGTTCCTCGTCGTAAAAGATAGAGCTTGCACGGTGAGATATGTGGCATGCTGAACACAACATAATGCATTTTGGCCTTCTTGTCATTCCACCTGTAAAACAACCAAGAAATTATTAATACAAGCAGCTAATTTGTTGTTCTAGATTATTGtcaaacaaaatatttataaCAGTGTTTGTTACTTACAAAGATGGAAGTTCAAAAAGTCGCAGAGTGTTTGAGCTGGAAAGACAACAGAGTTGAATAAGTAAATACAATTTTACATGAATTGggtcatattttaaataacagacATCAGATCGCACCTCTCTGGAACTGTGTACAGGGGCAATGATACAGCCTGTTTTACAGACTTTCCAATTACttcctgcagaaaaacaaagtgaataagGAGAATGTTGGCAGAATAATTCTAATTTCCAAAAGCACATCCAAAAGTTACATTGAAATAGTTATACATGATTAAAAATCACATTGTTCTATGGTAGACAAAATGCTGCAGCAAGGCTTTTCAGTTACCCACAGAACAGCTGCTAATGTCAAAGTCAAtcttaaagacacatttcaggTTGTTTAATTGCCCTGAACTTGAGCATGGCTGCAGAAGTAACTGCTCCTGCAGGACATCCTGTATGACAAAGAGCAGCAATGACCAGGCTGTGAATGTCCCAGATATTCAAAGCCTGGCCATTGCTGCACTGATATTTTGAACTACACACTTAATTATGATGCTTAGAAAATAAGTGATTCAAATGTGTGAAAGAGCAAGCTGTGAATCATTGAGAACTCACTGCAGGTTTCTGGAGACACTGCTCAATCACATTCTCCATCATCCTCTTGACAAAGTGCAAAGACTTTTGGGGGTatgaaggaaacagcagaggGCTCtctataaaaaaagatttaatctCTTAGTTCTTACATATTTGcaccaaacaaaacacttaatgaagtaaagaaaaaacaaatttgcTTATCACAATTTTCTTCACACACTTCTTAAGTAACAATCATAGCTCACCCTTGAGGTGTGTACTCTCCTGCAAAAACTTAAGCCACTGGTTTCCCTTGTTGTTGGGCGGGGACACGAGGTCCTCATCCTCGTCCTTCAGGTACTGTAGATGTCCACATGAAAGACAAAccacaatgaaaaacaacaacggaaacactcaaaacaatgcaacacaaaGCCACTAACCTGACCAACTCGTTCCACGTTGAAGTACTTCCCTTTGCGATCAAATAGTTCTTCATTCTGTTCAGAGCACAAATTAACTCAATGTGTGAAAAGGTACCAGTGCATTGAATTTAAGATGCATGTAACTGTCTTTACAAGGCTATTATGCTGGACTTACCTCACTGAAATGTTCAGACAAGAAGTCAGCAACAAAAGCGATGTCCTTCTGAGTCATCTGAGGGATGAGTCAACATGGTTTCAATATTCATCAACATAGAAATACATAATATCAAAACATCCTTAAGAAACATTGATCATTCACCTTGTTGAGTTCAGGTGGTACATGCTCCTCACACATTCTTAGCATGGCTATCGggaaataaaccaaaaacaGTTTCAGCATAAAGACAATATTTACCACTTCGCATAGATACACATGACAATTATAATCTCTCTTTATGCACCAATAAGTCATAATCCTgaagtttaattttatttgacagaaacaTTTCATTCTTACCTACATATAGCCACCGAAAAAATGCTTTGAAGTTTTTCATACTCTTGTCAATCACCCTAATTGACAAAATTAGTGATTACACAGGGAGCAGTGAATTAACATGGCAACACATAAAGATACAAACGGGTTCATAAATCTTTTAACTCACTGCAGAAGTTCATTGGCTTTCAGCGAAAAGGAGCCCACTGCAGTGATAGCACCTggaaacacagaacacacaagtGGCTCTTTCTTGATGATTAAACGCTGGATTTTTGTCAATCATGTAGGTTAGGAAAATGGTACCTTCTATTGCTACTGAATCTAGACCAAGTGGCTCAAACTTTTGCTTCCATAGGGACATGCCTTTCACCTCACTGAGGTGATACAACAGAGCTTCCGAGCCACTGCAGTGaacagaaaaggagagagatTTACGTTTACATGAGATACCATCAGGCAGCAGTCTAATCTTTGGGAGAGATGAAGTGCTAGAAAATACCTCTGCAGGTGGCTGATCACTAGCTTCTGGATGCTTGAGTAAGAGGACTCGATGGACTGGCCTAGCTTCTTCAGGCCCTATGgtagaaatgtagaaaatacaacagacaaacaagatGAGATTCAGGTCTATACACCAGAATACATCTGTATTGCAACATcagaaacaaaagcacaacaaatTTATATCTGAACTTGATATGAATTCCAATAGGAGTTGAAATAGAATCAAACTACTTCTCACcttgacagtcagctgattcaTGAGAAGAGCTTGTAATTCTAAGCTACATGGAAGCAGAAACCAAATGGCAAAGCAAATtacaacattttcacaaaaaagcAATTCAGctaacaaatgttgtttttaccaCCATCTACAAGCTATAGCTAGCATCATGacattataatataaaaaaaagagtatacatttattttttttgtaccttgACTGTCCCCAAAGCAAAAGCTCCAGAAACTCATCTTGAACCTGTGTGCTTGTGTTCTTCTCCTTAAAAATtggaaaaaatacatttgttcacGCTCTCTTATATTAACCAGTTTGAACAACAACCTGCGATATACTGACCTGAACAAACTTAGTGAGCCGGAGATCCATCTGCATGAGGATGTCCTCCCAGGCTTCACACATACATGTAAGGGAGAGGTGCAGGTACTGAAGCAGCGTTGAGATGTGGGTGAACTTGCGAGCCATTCTGGTGACTTCAGGCAGACAGTCGGACAACAACCCTGTGTCCAGCTAGAAGACAAAGACATGCCttaaagtgaatttaaaatgatgcaTGAGTAAAAAACAATCCCTGAATCTTACCTGAAAGTAGCATATCTCTGGATTGCTTTCAGCAGACCTGACCTCCgtgatgacagagagagacttaAGATCACTGGACAGACTCAGGCTGCGACACATTCCTGATACCTGTAAACAAAATTCAGAAAAAGGAATTAGATTATAATCACAGTTGTCTAATGACAGAACTGTTTTGGTTTATGGTTACAGTTAGCTAGTTTTCACTTCAgaacttttacatattttattttacatgaatttAATGTC encodes the following:
- the anapc4 gene encoding anaphase-promoting complex subunit 4, with product MLANRLANVRSEASPPSALSANNMPAFRQVGEKQLPNPVLCMAWSPRRDLIALANTTGELLLHRLASFQRVWSLPPSEHTGTEITALAWRPDGKILAFSLGDTKQVVLCGVEKAEILHVFPVQNPVTCMHWMEVMEECSVLTSFYNSEDESKLFLPKLPPLPKSYSTTSKIFSEEKSDEIMNLLGEVRLNILVLGGDDGFVELYAYGMYKIATLTGVSGMCRSLSLSSDLKSLSVITEVRSAESNPEICYFQLDTGLLSDCLPEVTRMARKFTHISTLLQYLHLSLTCMCEAWEDILMQMDLRLTKFVQEKNTSTQVQDEFLELLLWGQSSLELQALLMNQLTVKGLKKLGQSIESSYSSIQKLVISHLQSGSEALLYHLSEVKGMSLWKQKFEPLGLDSVAIEGAITAVGSFSLKANELLQVIDKSMKNFKAFFRWLYVAMLRMCEEHVPPELNKMTQKDIAFVADFLSEHFSENEELFDRKGKYFNVERVGQYLKDEDEDLVSPPNNKGNQWLKFLQESTHLKESPLLFPSYPQKSLHFVKRMMENVIEQCLQKPAEVIGKSVKQAVSLPLYTVPESSNTLRLFELPSLWNDKKAKMHYVVFSMPHISPCKLYLLRRGTDPTRHIPNSVMSVDLSHHLDSADDDGNAAAQSHYAYSCLDARFYDDEMLTVVLEGVEENSSRSVLAQLPLASTLSCETEFNWEPNLRLDQQGSAIPCQGMVLGNQWRELEGMKAQFVAVNGIRKVACVLSANLRHIRVFEMDVEDEDEEVADSQNTTADQDGGDTTMTSEGQGEENVETGGDPAGNGAGFQKTEECLESEEALELT